Proteins encoded in a region of the Stieleria neptunia genome:
- a CDS encoding PQQ-binding-like beta-propeller repeat protein, producing MAKHVFLIACLCVTGPMLTAPHRVAGEDWPGWLGSSRDGVYREPGVIDQIPAAGLPIKWRTPIAGGYAGPAVADGKVFVFDYQRSGGEVVNDPGQRATLTGKERLSVLDAKTGKTIWEYAYDRPYEISYPAGPRATPTVDQDKVYLLGAEGDLTCLAVADGSLIWTRNLPDDFGAEVPIWGFASHPLVDGDLLYTMVGGKGQGVVAFDKSTGEVRWKSLDAKAGYCATRIIEAGGTRQLIVYHPEAVEGLDPASGKSLWDMPITPAYEMSIAQPMIEGDLMYASGIHAEAVLFRLGTESPTAEELWRGGPKNAVHCSNAPPMIVDGVIYGTDCVKGNLIAVDATNGDRLWETFQPTVPGEKRFARHGTAFLTRLGQSDRYLLMSETGDLIVAELTASGYTEHGRMHVLEPTNESFGRAVLWSHPAYADQTAFIRNDKEIVAVDLSR from the coding sequence ATGGCAAAACACGTTTTTTTGATCGCCTGCTTGTGTGTCACCGGACCGATGTTGACCGCTCCCCACCGCGTCGCCGGCGAGGACTGGCCGGGCTGGCTCGGTTCCTCCCGCGACGGCGTTTATCGCGAGCCAGGCGTCATCGATCAAATCCCCGCTGCGGGGTTGCCGATCAAATGGAGAACCCCGATCGCCGGAGGGTACGCCGGCCCCGCCGTCGCCGACGGCAAGGTGTTTGTGTTTGATTACCAACGCAGCGGCGGCGAAGTGGTGAACGATCCCGGCCAACGCGCCACGCTGACCGGCAAAGAGCGGCTGTCGGTGTTGGACGCGAAAACCGGCAAAACCATTTGGGAATACGCGTATGACCGTCCCTACGAAATCAGCTACCCCGCCGGCCCCCGTGCGACCCCGACGGTTGACCAGGACAAGGTCTACTTGCTGGGCGCCGAAGGCGATCTGACCTGTCTGGCGGTCGCCGACGGCTCGCTGATTTGGACGCGCAATTTGCCTGACGACTTCGGAGCGGAAGTGCCCATCTGGGGCTTCGCGTCGCATCCGTTGGTCGACGGCGATTTGCTGTACACGATGGTCGGCGGCAAGGGGCAAGGCGTGGTCGCGTTTGACAAATCAACCGGAGAGGTGCGTTGGAAATCGTTGGACGCCAAAGCCGGTTATTGTGCGACCCGCATCATCGAAGCCGGCGGGACACGTCAGTTGATCGTGTATCACCCCGAAGCCGTGGAGGGCTTGGATCCGGCCAGCGGAAAATCACTGTGGGACATGCCGATCACGCCCGCCTATGAGATGTCGATTGCCCAACCGATGATCGAAGGTGACTTGATGTACGCCAGCGGGATTCACGCCGAAGCGGTGCTGTTTCGACTGGGCACCGAATCGCCCACCGCCGAAGAACTCTGGCGCGGTGGCCCCAAGAACGCCGTCCATTGCAGCAACGCGCCGCCGATGATTGTCGATGGCGTGATCTATGGAACCGATTGCGTCAAAGGTAATCTGATCGCCGTCGATGCAACCAACGGCGATCGACTTTGGGAAACGTTCCAGCCCACCGTGCCCGGCGAAAAACGATTTGCCCGACACGGCACCGCGTTTCTGACACGCTTGGGACAATCCGATCGCTACTTGTTGATGAGCGAAACCGGTGATTTGATCGTCGCCGAGTTGACCGCGTCAGGCTACACCGAGCATGGCCGGATGCACGTGTTGGAACCGACCAATGAATCGTTTGGTCGCGCGGTGCTCTGGAGCCATCCGGCCTACGCCGACCAAACCGCGTTCATCCGCAACGACAAAGAAATCGTCGCCGTCGATCTGAGCCGCTAG
- a CDS encoding pectate lyase translates to MRLPPFTPRPLLASACCAAILAAIATPAHADLTGEALAAAKKATSFLVEHVSTEGGYLWRYSADLKHREGEGVVKTSTVWVQPPGTPAVGQAFVKLYQATGDQQFLDAARAAAESLRRGQMRSGGWQAMVEFEPERRRRWAYRIDHAGSKAKDQSSLDDDKTQSALRFLIQLDQSLGFKDESIHEMTLYGLDGLLRRGQFTGGGFPQVWTARRDLDTPRLNANYPDSWPKTYPGHNEYWYRYTLNDHLARGVMKVLLLADQVYDDPRYRTSAIRLADSLLAAQMPAPQPAWAQQYNAQMQPIWARKFEPPAITTSESFSVIETLMMAYREFGDRKYIEPIPRALDYLESCHLPDGRVARFYELKTNRPLYFTLDYQLTYDDSNMPTHYGFQLQSKVPQLRKQYERIARLTPKQLAESAQKRRQPKASVVQAIIDRQDERGAWLSDEPMRYNRVAGPTIKMDVAVEHLTTLADYLAAADR, encoded by the coding sequence ATGCGTCTGCCCCCCTTCACGCCTCGCCCGCTGCTGGCCAGTGCTTGCTGTGCCGCAATCCTTGCCGCCATCGCAACGCCCGCTCACGCCGATCTGACGGGCGAAGCACTCGCCGCAGCTAAAAAGGCGACATCGTTTCTGGTCGAACACGTCAGTACCGAAGGCGGTTACCTGTGGCGCTATTCGGCGGATTTGAAACATCGCGAAGGCGAAGGCGTTGTCAAAACGTCGACGGTCTGGGTTCAACCGCCGGGCACCCCCGCGGTCGGCCAAGCGTTCGTCAAACTTTATCAGGCCACCGGCGACCAACAGTTCCTGGACGCCGCCCGGGCGGCCGCGGAGTCACTTCGCCGCGGACAAATGCGATCCGGCGGCTGGCAGGCGATGGTGGAATTCGAACCGGAACGCCGCCGCCGTTGGGCCTATCGAATCGACCACGCCGGTTCCAAGGCCAAAGACCAATCCAGTTTGGACGATGACAAGACTCAATCGGCGCTTCGCTTTCTGATCCAATTGGATCAATCGCTCGGATTCAAAGACGAATCGATCCACGAGATGACCCTCTATGGACTCGACGGGTTACTTCGCCGCGGACAGTTCACCGGCGGTGGCTTTCCCCAAGTTTGGACGGCCCGACGGGATCTGGACACGCCGAGGTTGAATGCCAACTACCCCGACTCCTGGCCGAAAACCTATCCCGGACACAACGAATACTGGTATCGATACACGCTCAACGACCACCTGGCCCGCGGCGTGATGAAGGTCTTGTTGTTGGCCGACCAAGTCTACGACGATCCGCGATACCGGACATCGGCGATCCGACTCGCCGACTCACTGCTGGCCGCCCAGATGCCCGCCCCCCAACCCGCCTGGGCACAACAATACAACGCTCAGATGCAGCCGATTTGGGCACGTAAATTTGAACCGCCCGCGATCACCACCAGCGAATCGTTCAGCGTGATCGAAACGTTGATGATGGCGTACCGCGAATTCGGCGATCGCAAGTACATCGAACCGATCCCCCGAGCACTCGACTATCTGGAAAGTTGCCACCTGCCCGACGGCCGCGTCGCGCGCTTTTACGAGTTGAAAACGAATCGGCCGTTGTACTTCACGCTCGACTATCAACTGACTTACGACGACAGCAACATGCCCACGCACTACGGGTTCCAACTACAAAGCAAGGTCCCACAGTTGCGCAAACAATACGAACGGATCGCCCGACTGACGCCGAAACAGCTCGCCGAATCTGCGCAGAAGCGTCGCCAGCCCAAGGCATCGGTGGTGCAAGCGATCATCGATCGTCAAGACGAACGCGGCGCGTGGCTGAGCGACGAGCCGATGCGTTACAACCGAGTCGCCGGACCGACGATCAAAATGGACGTCGCGGTCGAACACTTGACGACGTTGGCGGATTATCTGGCCGCCGCGGACCGCTGA
- the mqnE gene encoding aminofutalosine synthase MqnE produces the protein MPATDYAARFREIRDKVESEERLSLDDGIFLYDPAVPLQEVGQLANLVRERKNGNVGYFNINTHLNPTNVCVYRCRFCAFRSDLRDPKGYAMSDEQIVERGREATENGCTEMHIVGGLHHKMPYEWYRGIIELLNKTYPQIHLKAWTAVEINWFEFQTKKSKQWVLQDMRDAGLGSMPGGGAEIFHPEVRDQLCEHKANTHEWLQIHQTAHEIGLRTNCTMLYGHVEQAYHRIDHLIRLRELQDRTGGFQVFIPLAFHPENTKLDNIKKPSALMDLRTMAISRLMLDNVQHIKAYWIMLGIETAQTALAYGADDIDGTVRHELIYHDAGATTPECLSVDHIKGLIAEAGRDPVERDTVYNHVHREPHDFTKWTSGAPVSV, from the coding sequence ATGCCTGCAACCGACTACGCCGCACGATTCCGCGAAATCCGTGACAAAGTTGAATCCGAAGAACGGCTCAGCTTGGACGACGGAATCTTTCTCTACGATCCCGCCGTGCCGCTGCAGGAAGTCGGTCAATTGGCCAATCTGGTCCGTGAACGAAAAAACGGCAACGTGGGTTACTTCAACATCAACACCCACCTGAATCCGACCAACGTCTGCGTCTATCGCTGCCGGTTCTGTGCGTTTCGCAGCGATTTGCGCGACCCCAAGGGCTACGCGATGAGCGACGAACAAATCGTCGAGCGCGGCCGCGAAGCCACCGAGAACGGATGCACGGAAATGCACATCGTCGGCGGGCTGCACCACAAAATGCCGTACGAGTGGTACCGCGGCATCATCGAACTGCTGAACAAGACCTACCCCCAAATCCATCTCAAAGCGTGGACCGCCGTTGAAATCAATTGGTTCGAATTCCAGACCAAGAAATCAAAACAATGGGTGCTGCAAGACATGCGCGATGCCGGGCTGGGAAGCATGCCCGGTGGCGGTGCCGAAATCTTCCACCCCGAAGTCCGTGACCAGCTGTGCGAACACAAAGCCAACACGCATGAATGGTTGCAGATCCATCAGACCGCCCACGAAATCGGCCTGAGAACCAATTGCACGATGCTGTACGGTCACGTCGAACAGGCCTACCACCGCATCGATCACCTGATCCGATTGCGTGAGCTACAAGACCGGACGGGCGGATTTCAAGTCTTCATCCCGCTGGCGTTTCACCCCGAAAACACCAAGCTGGACAACATCAAAAAACCGTCCGCACTGATGGATCTGCGGACGATGGCGATCAGCCGGCTGATGCTCGACAACGTCCAACACATCAAGGCGTACTGGATCATGCTGGGCATCGAAACCGCCCAAACGGCGCTCGCCTATGGCGCCGACGACATCGACGGAACGGTTCGGCACGAATTGATTTATCACGACGCCGGAGCGACGACCCCGGAATGCCTGAGCGTGGATCACATCAAGGGGTTGATCGCCGAAGCCGGCCGCGACCCGGTCGAGCGAGACACGGTGTACAACCACGTCCACCGCGAACCCCACGATTTCACAAAATGGACCTCCGGCGCTCCGGTCAGCGTCTGA
- the trpD gene encoding anthranilate phosphoribosyltransferase, with protein sequence MTTFDDAIRQATAGEDLSAEQTAVLIDQMLSGDAAEEQIGQLLLALRDKGEAVSEIVGAATAMRRHMTRIPHHHDLLLDTCGTGGSRSGSFNISTAIAIVTAACGVPVAKHGNRKATSVTGSADVLEELGVGIESDARQVARRLDEIGLCFCFAVKLHPAMRHVVGIRRKLGVKTLFNLLGPLCNPAGATHQLLGTSNLDAQSKIADAIAELGTVRSFVVHAADGQDEVSLDRYTDAIDVSGNHVTQRYRWTPPDFGLPSATVDSLAASGPAESAAIIRRILDGQPGPTRDTVVAGVAAALLLTESAPSLVAGVQRAAEVIDSGAAKAKLEQLAGAL encoded by the coding sequence ATGACGACTTTCGATGACGCGATCCGACAAGCGACCGCCGGCGAAGACCTCTCCGCCGAGCAAACCGCGGTCCTGATCGACCAAATGCTCAGCGGCGACGCGGCCGAAGAGCAAATCGGCCAGCTGTTGCTGGCGCTCCGTGACAAGGGCGAAGCGGTTTCTGAAATCGTCGGCGCCGCGACCGCGATGCGCCGCCACATGACGCGGATCCCACACCATCACGATCTTTTGCTGGACACTTGCGGAACCGGGGGCAGCCGCAGCGGCTCCTTCAACATCAGCACGGCGATTGCGATCGTCACCGCCGCCTGCGGCGTCCCCGTCGCCAAGCACGGCAATCGCAAAGCCACCAGCGTGACGGGCTCGGCCGATGTGCTGGAGGAACTCGGCGTGGGAATCGAATCCGACGCCCGGCAAGTGGCCCGCCGGCTGGATGAGATCGGCCTGTGTTTTTGTTTCGCCGTCAAACTACACCCGGCGATGCGACACGTCGTCGGCATTCGACGTAAATTGGGCGTCAAAACCCTGTTCAATCTGCTCGGCCCGCTCTGCAACCCGGCTGGCGCGACGCACCAATTGCTCGGGACCAGCAACCTTGACGCCCAATCCAAAATTGCCGACGCGATCGCGGAACTGGGCACCGTGCGGTCCTTTGTCGTGCATGCCGCCGATGGCCAAGACGAAGTGTCCCTGGACCGATACACCGACGCCATCGATGTCTCGGGCAATCACGTCACCCAGCGCTACCGCTGGACACCGCCAGATTTCGGCTTGCCGTCGGCTACCGTCGACTCACTGGCCGCCAGCGGCCCCGCCGAGAGCGCTGCGATCATTCGCCGCATCCTGGACGGCCAGCCCGGCCCGACTCGCGACACCGTCGTCGCCGGGGTGGCTGCGGCCTTGCTGCTGACCGAATCCGCCCCCTCGCTGGTCGCCGGCGTCCAACGTGCCGCCGAGGTGATTGACAGCGGGGCGGCAAAGGCCAAATTGGAGCAACTGGCCGGCGCCTTGTGA
- a CDS encoding nucleoside hydrolase: MTRKIIIDTDPGIDDAVALTASLFDPRLEVLAVTATAGTVTSEQATSNVCAIVSMLDPPRYPRIGKAIPPETASAIDDLFLNGRCGLGELSVGETQRQHLPSSEKVIAELVRKYPDEITLVCLGPLSNLARLYRRDPAAINLLDKIVISGGAVNVAGNASCVAEFNLFFDPAAASEVFGSPTTKSLLPLDVTGEVQFGVELLEQLPSTETRAGQLLHQMMPFAFRTAHQRLGRELIPLIDAATIAAVVEPELFQWTEMAGKVETQGLLTRGMSVFDQRLRPEWQANMEVALTADIDAVKGLVCRSLRYAGQKS, encoded by the coding sequence ATGACACGAAAAATCATCATCGACACCGACCCCGGAATTGACGACGCCGTCGCCCTGACGGCCTCATTGTTTGACCCTCGCTTGGAGGTTTTGGCGGTCACCGCGACCGCCGGGACCGTCACGTCCGAACAGGCAACGAGCAATGTCTGTGCGATCGTGTCGATGCTCGATCCGCCACGCTATCCGCGCATCGGCAAGGCGATCCCTCCGGAGACGGCGTCGGCGATCGACGATCTGTTTTTGAACGGTCGCTGCGGCCTGGGCGAATTGTCGGTCGGTGAAACACAGCGTCAACATTTGCCGAGCAGCGAAAAGGTGATCGCCGAACTGGTCCGCAAGTATCCTGACGAAATCACGCTGGTTTGCCTGGGACCGCTGTCCAACCTGGCTCGTCTTTATCGACGGGATCCGGCGGCCATCAACCTGCTGGACAAAATCGTGATCAGCGGCGGCGCGGTGAACGTCGCCGGCAATGCCAGCTGCGTGGCCGAATTCAACCTGTTTTTTGACCCCGCCGCCGCCAGCGAAGTCTTCGGTTCGCCGACGACCAAGAGTCTGCTGCCGTTGGATGTCACCGGTGAGGTGCAATTCGGCGTCGAATTGTTGGAACAACTGCCGTCGACCGAGACACGGGCCGGCCAGTTGCTGCATCAGATGATGCCGTTCGCGTTCCGCACCGCCCATCAACGCTTGGGACGCGAACTGATTCCGTTGATCGATGCGGCGACGATTGCCGCGGTCGTCGAACCCGAGTTGTTCCAGTGGACGGAAATGGCCGGAAAGGTCGAAACGCAAGGTCTGCTCACCCGCGGCATGTCGGTGTTTGACCAGCGGCTGCGACCGGAATGGCAAGCCAACATGGAAGTCGCGCTGACGGCAGACATCGACGCGGTCAAGGGACTGGTCTGCCGCAGCCTGCGATACGCCGGACAAAAATCGTAA
- a CDS encoding BBP7 family outer membrane beta-barrel protein, giving the protein MRHFAIVLGFSLGGAVALDCAAGNPGNADNGTYQAPARWNNFRRPAAPIQPNRSSNNAMPFGASVQSVATQNAIEDLPHPEADRVYPPVPSMPAAPGYAPQHHPAPHPAAAVQSPVVAHPPAGSSCATCDSYGHASPYAAAAAAPWQGAAHGSCATAPAPGPRPISPWFGGSSLMFWNIAGSDNTPLVTDDSSMVLLRNRDLEPTDDTSFDVHAGRYFGCGQYAVDVEYMLWDPECLCRQVPDSGAGLRLINPALQTASINRGGGATTVYDDYDMNAASIQVIRDLRIQSLEVNLVGFGLMGARRLGSCSPASIWGGGCGFGGCRDKACGSAIGPLARAAGGRLRIQNSHGFRWFQLEDELEIGGDVDGMVGYGANDLYYKSITENNLFGYQFGSRLSYCMGSRAMFNLGGKIGVYGNDAEFFHSITTTMATGYTNSQGAGAGDLYTRQSDISVAGLGELDLGLGYRISNCWTINGGYRVLAACGVATAVGQMPTEYTSAASAGAVRADDCLILHGAYVGVDYNW; this is encoded by the coding sequence ATGCGACACTTCGCAATCGTACTCGGATTCAGTCTGGGGGGCGCCGTCGCCCTGGACTGCGCCGCGGGCAATCCTGGCAACGCCGACAACGGAACCTATCAGGCCCCCGCCCGATGGAACAATTTTCGACGCCCTGCTGCTCCGATCCAGCCCAATCGGTCCAGCAACAATGCGATGCCCTTTGGCGCCTCAGTGCAATCGGTCGCCACCCAAAACGCGATTGAAGACCTGCCGCACCCGGAAGCCGATCGCGTTTACCCACCGGTGCCGTCCATGCCAGCGGCACCGGGTTATGCACCACAGCATCACCCCGCCCCTCATCCGGCGGCGGCGGTTCAATCCCCAGTGGTCGCGCACCCGCCGGCGGGATCGTCATGCGCAACCTGCGATTCCTATGGGCACGCGAGTCCCTACGCGGCCGCCGCGGCTGCACCCTGGCAGGGTGCGGCGCATGGAAGTTGCGCGACGGCACCAGCCCCGGGACCGCGACCGATTTCACCTTGGTTTGGTGGGTCGAGTCTGATGTTCTGGAATATCGCCGGCAGCGACAACACCCCGCTGGTCACCGACGACAGCAGCATGGTGCTGCTGCGAAACCGGGACTTGGAGCCGACCGACGACACCAGTTTTGACGTGCACGCGGGCCGCTACTTCGGATGTGGCCAGTACGCCGTCGATGTGGAATACATGCTCTGGGACCCGGAGTGTCTGTGCCGCCAGGTTCCCGACAGCGGTGCGGGATTGCGATTGATCAACCCGGCACTTCAAACCGCATCGATCAACCGGGGCGGCGGTGCGACGACCGTTTACGATGACTACGACATGAACGCGGCGAGCATTCAAGTGATCCGTGACTTGAGAATCCAAAGTCTGGAGGTCAACCTCGTCGGGTTCGGGTTGATGGGTGCCCGACGATTGGGTTCATGCAGCCCGGCTTCGATCTGGGGTGGCGGCTGTGGTTTCGGCGGCTGCAGAGACAAAGCCTGCGGCAGTGCGATCGGTCCGCTGGCACGGGCCGCCGGGGGACGACTTCGGATCCAAAACTCGCACGGGTTCCGCTGGTTCCAACTCGAAGACGAACTGGAAATCGGCGGCGACGTGGACGGCATGGTCGGCTACGGAGCGAACGACCTGTATTACAAGTCGATCACCGAAAACAACCTGTTCGGGTACCAATTCGGTTCGCGGCTGAGTTACTGCATGGGCAGCCGAGCGATGTTCAACCTGGGCGGAAAAATCGGCGTCTACGGCAACGATGCGGAATTCTTTCACAGCATCACGACGACCATGGCGACCGGCTACACCAACTCGCAAGGTGCCGGTGCCGGTGACCTCTACACCCGCCAATCCGATATCTCGGTGGCCGGACTGGGTGAATTGGACCTCGGACTCGGATACCGGATCAGCAATTGCTGGACCATCAACGGCGGCTATCGCGTTTTGGCAGCCTGCGGTGTGGCCACCGCGGTCGGCCAGATGCCGACCGAATACACCTCCGCCGCTTCGGCCGGTGCGGTCCGTGCGGACGACTGCTTGATCCTGCACGGGGCCTACGTCGGCGTCGACTACAACTGGTAA
- a CDS encoding glutamate--tRNA ligase family protein codes for MRTRLAPSPTGAQHLGNARTHLIAYWAARRAGGELVFRIDNLDSPRVKSWAIDQAIEDLRWLGIEWDGQPILQTDHESRYRQALATLTHGGGNLAYPCVCSRKDIAEALSAPHESRFRGEGPIYPGTCAGYRDGDAIPEQHHCWRLRVSDQTLEFDDAVLGPQRCNPARELGDFPITSKNGQVSYQLAVVVDDQSQGVDFVIRGNDLIASTFRQLDLSRHLGYPVPRYAHVPLVLGSDGRRLAKRHGDTRLSHYRECGVTAEAIVGWAAHSLGLIDTAEPQKASDLIDQFDWSRLPTRDTVMDTERLFGL; via the coding sequence ATGCGAACCCGCCTGGCTCCCTCTCCGACCGGTGCTCAGCATCTTGGGAACGCGCGAACGCATTTGATCGCCTATTGGGCGGCGCGCCGTGCGGGAGGCGAATTGGTCTTTCGCATCGACAATCTTGACTCGCCCCGCGTCAAGTCGTGGGCGATCGACCAGGCCATCGAAGACCTTCGCTGGCTGGGCATCGAGTGGGACGGGCAACCGATCCTTCAAACCGACCACGAATCACGCTACCGGCAAGCATTGGCGACGTTGACCCACGGAGGCGGTAACCTGGCGTATCCCTGCGTCTGTTCACGCAAAGACATCGCCGAGGCGCTTTCGGCACCCCATGAAAGTCGGTTTCGCGGTGAAGGGCCGATTTATCCGGGGACCTGTGCAGGCTATCGCGACGGCGATGCGATCCCGGAGCAGCATCATTGTTGGCGGCTGCGGGTCAGCGACCAGACGTTGGAATTCGACGATGCCGTGCTGGGGCCGCAGCGTTGCAATCCGGCCAGAGAGTTGGGCGATTTCCCGATCACATCCAAAAACGGTCAAGTCTCGTATCAGCTGGCCGTCGTGGTCGACGACCAAAGCCAGGGCGTCGACTTTGTCATCCGTGGCAATGATCTGATCGCCAGCACGTTTCGGCAATTGGATCTGTCTCGTCACCTCGGCTACCCGGTGCCTCGTTACGCCCACGTCCCCTTGGTCCTGGGCAGCGACGGGCGACGATTGGCCAAACGTCACGGCGACACGCGGCTGAGTCACTATCGCGAGTGTGGCGTCACGGCCGAAGCGATCGTCGGTTGGGCGGCCCATTCGCTCGGGTTGATCGACACGGCCGAGCCGCAAAAAGCGTCCGACCTGATCGACCAGTTTGACTGGTCACGATTGCCCACCCGGGACACCGTGATGGACACGGAACGATTGTTCGGATTGTGA
- a CDS encoding sugar phosphate isomerase/epimerase family protein — MPLDQALQIARDAGYTGWEVAPFMITDDVPSFTADQRAAYRDAVSAGGLEIIGLHWLLAKTEGFHLTTLDEDVRRKTSEYFCELARLCRDLGGDVMVLGSPQQRNFPAGQTEEQAMEAAAACLRAVVPTLDECGVRIAIEPLGRGEGNFLNTAAAGRDLMNRIASDHVGLHLDVKAMSDEPTPVPQIIRDNADAMMHFHANDPNLLGPGMGDVDFRPIFEAVKEIGYDGWTSVEVFDYSLGAETIARQSMANMIAAQA, encoded by the coding sequence ATGCCACTTGACCAAGCACTTCAAATTGCGCGTGATGCGGGTTACACCGGCTGGGAAGTCGCCCCGTTCATGATCACCGACGACGTGCCGTCCTTCACCGCCGACCAGCGGGCTGCCTATCGCGACGCCGTGTCAGCGGGCGGATTGGAAATCATCGGGTTGCACTGGTTGTTGGCCAAGACGGAAGGCTTTCATTTGACCACGCTGGACGAGGACGTGCGTCGAAAGACGAGCGAATACTTCTGCGAACTGGCGCGGCTGTGCCGTGATTTGGGCGGAGACGTGATGGTGTTGGGTTCGCCGCAGCAACGCAATTTTCCGGCCGGCCAAACCGAAGAACAGGCGATGGAAGCGGCGGCGGCGTGTTTGCGGGCCGTTGTGCCGACCCTGGACGAATGCGGGGTCCGGATCGCGATCGAACCGCTCGGGCGTGGCGAAGGCAACTTTCTCAACACCGCCGCGGCCGGACGCGATTTAATGAATCGGATCGCCAGCGACCACGTCGGATTGCACCTGGACGTCAAAGCGATGAGCGACGAACCGACACCGGTTCCGCAGATCATCCGTGACAACGCCGACGCGATGATGCACTTCCACGCCAATGATCCCAATCTGCTCGGTCCGGGCATGGGGGACGTCGATTTTCGCCCGATTTTTGAAGCGGTCAAAGAAATCGGCTACGACGGCTGGACCAGCGTCGAAGTCTTTGATTACTCGCTCGGTGCCGAGACGATTGCCCGCCAGAGTATGGCCAACATGATCGCCGCGCAAGCCTGA
- a CDS encoding DUF2752 domain-containing protein has protein sequence MASSRALPQPDRDATRLGAWLLRIAAAGVAALLVGLLATAWTLQPDSSGLGTHHQLGLPPCSIRVLFGIRCPSCGMTTSWAHAMNGDFLAAARANVGGFLLAFYALACLGTMLQMVRGGKLPADRTIRRYTIALIAIAAVTLADWGVRLMGV, from the coding sequence GTGGCTTCATCGCGAGCGTTGCCGCAACCTGACCGCGATGCGACACGTCTGGGGGCGTGGTTGTTGCGGATCGCTGCGGCGGGCGTGGCTGCGCTGCTGGTCGGATTGCTGGCGACCGCCTGGACGTTGCAACCCGACTCCTCCGGCTTGGGGACGCATCACCAGCTGGGGCTTCCGCCCTGCAGCATCCGCGTGCTGTTCGGAATTCGTTGCCCCAGTTGCGGGATGACGACATCGTGGGCGCACGCGATGAACGGAGATTTTCTCGCCGCGGCACGCGCCAACGTGGGCGGATTCTTGTTGGCGTTTTACGCGCTGGCATGCCTGGGCACGATGCTACAGATGGTGCGTGGCGGAAAACTGCCGGCCGATCGCACGATCCGTCGCTACACGATCGCGCTGATCGCGATCGCGGCGGTGACGTTGGCCGATTGGGGCGTTCGGCTGATGGGGGTGTAG